A single region of the Liolophura sinensis isolate JHLJ2023 chromosome 9, CUHK_Ljap_v2, whole genome shotgun sequence genome encodes:
- the LOC135475805 gene encoding protein hairy-like, with protein MEKRVLQERSASSLNIRKKSSLKQRNTKQLMEKRRRARINNCLETLKTIVLKNTNQDVSQFSKLEKADILEMAVQYMEGIQKTKQSGSKSHTNENNPCSNFQTGYQESTDEVMRLIDSSQAAERGQERLCMKQRRKDMSSISAQDENLPPNMPSEIVPGVPKSSLSSEDNSVVQRNILPRVNNFYLPELNHDVLADVDYNMARTSNNLWRPW; from the exons ATGGAAAAACGGGTGCTGCAAGAGCGATCAGCATCCAGTTTGAACATTCGCAAGAAATCCAGTCTTAAACAGAGG AATACGAAACAGTTGATGGAAAAGAGACGCAGAGCGAGAATAAATAACTGTCTGGAAACCTTGAAGACCATTGTTTTGAAGAACACGAATCAGGAT GTATCGCAGTTTTCTAAGCTGGAAAAGGCAGACATATTAGAGATGGCGGTGCAATACATGGAAGGCATTCAAAAGACGAAACAGTCGGGTTCTAAGAGCCATACAAACGAAAACAACCCCTGTTCGAACTTTCAAACCGGATATCAGGAAAGCACCGATGAGGTCATGCGACTGATTGACTCTTCTCAAGCAGCAGAAAGAGGTCAAGAGCGCCTGTGTATGAAGCAGAGGCGGAAAGACATGTCGTCCATTTCTGCTCAGGACGAAAACCTTCCCCCAAACATGCCTTCCGAGATAGTTCCTGGCGTTCCTAAATCATCTTTGAGCTCTGAAGACAATAGTGTAGTGCAACGAAACATTTTGCCCAGGGTGAATAATTTTTATCTACCGGAGCTAAATCATGACGTCTTAGCGGACGTGGATTACAATATGGCGCGGACGTCAAATAACTTATGGCGGCCTTGGTGA
- the LOC135475892 gene encoding transcription factor HES-4-like, which yields MNRDNGSTYKRENFNRKNNKQIMEKKRRARINSCLSELKTLVLKGLKKEETDFAKLEKADILEMTVTYLKNSKNQHRALESRADRDLAKYRAGFNECAKHAFSYIGASSHVHSDTKLHLMEHLADVLYTKGDSTHAAYKSECTMSKSPAIKREVLSPPPGHIHASAFATTNLLPLPACLDHGRSSPQMGDLFPLSGAYADIQSLNLKDMQATTPEQHQADWELIDFGRSSSPNTQKVRGEDTSQKLTAPAQDSMWRPW from the exons ATGAATCGTGATAATGGAAGTACATACAAGAGGGAAAACTTCAACAGAAAG AACAACAAACAGATAATGGAGAAGAAACGCCGCGCTCGAATCAACAGCTGTCTTTCGGAGTTAAAAACGTTAGTGCTCAAAGGCCTGAAGAAAGAG gaaacaGATTTCGCCAAACTGGAAAAAGCGGATATCTTAGAGATGACAGTCACGTATTTGAAGAACAGCAAAAACCAACATCGCGCTCTTGAATCACGTGCCGACCGTGATCTCGCGAAATATCGTGCAGGGTTTAATGAGTGCGCAAAACACGCCTTCAGTTACATCGGCGCTTCCTCTCATGTACACAGCGACACAAAACTGCATCTTATGGAACATTTGGCAGATGTTTTGTACACGAAGGGAGATTCGACACACGCAGCTTACAAGAGTGAGTGCACCATGTCCAAATCACCGGCCATTAAACGTGAAGTGCTCTCTCCGCCACCAGGACATATCCACGCGTCTGCTTTCGCAACTACTAACTTACTCCCCCTTCCGGCGTGTCTCGATCACGGGAGATCGTCACCTCAGATGGGTGACTTGTTCCCTCTTTCCGGTGCTTACGCAGACATCCAGTCTCTGAATCTCAAAGACATGCAGGCTACAACACCAGAGCAACACCAAGCTGACTGGGAACTGATAGATTTTGGTCGGTCCTCATCACCAAACACGCAGAAAGTGAGAGGAGAAGACACAAGCCAGAAACTCACTGCTCCTGCCCAAGACTCCATGTGGCGACCATGGTAA